Proteins found in one Zea mays cultivar B73 chromosome 1, Zm-B73-REFERENCE-NAM-5.0, whole genome shotgun sequence genomic segment:
- the LOC100275925 gene encoding uncharacterized protein LOC100275925, with protein MRRSEWEDRCKRHPEHRTSKGVCPYCLRDRLAHLSASSSATTTTRASSSSAPTSPCSSGGSSPPPQYRAALSADVSSVHVVVAGSSFADVAAFSQPLMPTSANKKPPPASQDEPARGKGEAKRRKSGKKKKIGRFLSRLVGAERRRHTGDGGGDGDGAELFHSRTMKEKTASKWVFF; from the coding sequence ATGCGGCGGTCAGAGTGGGAGGACCGGTGCAAGCGGCACCCGGAGCACCGGACGTCCAAGGGCGTGTGCCCCTACTGCCTCCGCGACCGCCTCGCGCACCTCTCCGCGTCCTCCTCGGCGACCACCACCACGCGCGCGTCCTCGTCCTCGGCGCCCACGTCCCCGTGCTCCTCCGGCGGCTCGTCCCCGCCGCCCCAGTACCGCGCCGCGCTCTCCGCGGACGTCAGCTCCGTCCACGTCGTCGTTGCCGGGTCCTCCTTCGCCGACGTCGCCGCCTTCTCCCAGCCGCTCATGCCGACCTCCGCCAACAAGAAGCCGCCGCCCGCGAGCCAGGACGAGCCGGCCAGGGGGAAGGGCGAGGCGAAGAGGAGGAAgagcggcaagaagaagaagatcggGAGGTTCCTGTCCAGGCTCGTTGGCGCGGAGAGGCGGCGGCAcaccggcgacggcggcggcgacggcgacggcgccgAGCTCTTCCACTCCAGAACCATGAAGGAGAAGACGGCGTCCAAATGGGTGTTCTTCTGA